The Malus domestica chromosome 08, GDT2T_hap1 genomic interval ggtgggaacaacccatgttagctcttgtcgttcttctggaacggtcttttctccccctaacgacgggaaaactatctcatcaaaatgacaatcagcaaaacgagctgtaaacacatcaccagtcaaaggttccaaatatctaatgatagatggtgaatcaaaacccacataaattcccaatctgcgctgaggtcccattttagttcgttgtggtggtgcaataggcacataaacagcacaaccaaaaactcgtaaatgtgaaatatttggctgatgtccaaacacgagttgtattgatgagtattggtggttggctatgggtctcaatctaaccaatgatgcagcatgtaatatggcatgtccccatgtagaaactggcaattttgttttcatgagcagagtgcgggctattaattgaagccgcttgataaatgcctctgctaaaccattttgagtatggacatgaggaacagggtgttcaacatTAATGCCGAGTGCCatacagtaatcatcaaaggtttgagatgtaaattcaccagcgttatcaagtcgaatggacttaatgggatgatctgggaactgtgctcgcaacttaattatctgagcaagaagtctcgcaaaagctacatttcgagtagacaataggcaaacatgtgaccatcgggtagatgcatcaaccaaaaccataaaatatcgaaatggtccacaagttggttgaataggtccacaaatatccccttgaattctttgcaaaaatgatggggattcatcatcaacctttagttgtgatggtctaattaccaacttcccttgggaacaagccttgcaaggatTATCATTCGAGACATTAATGTGTTTGCTcagtaatggatgtccattagagttggtaatgattctacgcatcatggtagatcctggatgacctagacggtcatgccaaagcatataaacctttgaatcaatgaacttctggttcatgacagtatatgcctcaactgtctttatgtatgtacaatacaatccactcgataaaccatgcaacttctccaatatacgcttctgggtatcattggaggtaatgcataaatattccacattttctacacttttcgtttcaaggtggtatccatttaaacgtatgtctttaaaactcaacaaatttcgaatggactgagtagcatataatgcattctttatagacaatattgttccatttggtaacataatctgggcttttcctgagccttcaattacatctgatggtcctgatattgttgttacctttacttttgcaagtaccaaattcgagaaatactttcggtctcgaagtattgaatgcgtggttgcgctatctgcaagacaaaagtctccgccattgatcttgttttgagaacaaccataatttttatccatgatCTCTGAGTAAAGGAAaagcagtttattcatactggaatactacttttattgaattgaaaatgcgaGCATTAAACCACAGGTACAAATAACATgagtacattaaacataaataattcaatcggacccataaacttcattccctctttcattAATAAAGTCTGTAGCATCCAGGTGGGTTGTGTTTAACTGTCCTGATAAATTGGTCACTGGATCAGGGGTTtccattggtttagcctggtcaaggaaattgatctcgacacccttttccttgaaggaggcttgatatagttccaccagatgctttggggtgcgacaagtacgcgcccaatgtccgttgccaccacacctatggcaaccTCCTTCATGACTTCTAGGAGTGTTCACATGAGCTTTTCCTTTCTGGCGATTGGTATTTTTAAAGCTCGGGCCTGGATTATaccttggaacctggttgtgaaactggacaccatggttcttgcttTTCCCTTTCCACCGACCTTgcttgtggccacgtcctcgtttgtaattattgccacGAGAGGATATGGTATTCCTTTCAAGGGAAGcaacattcacttctgggaacggtgttgatccagtaggtcgggaattatggtttttcatgaGAAGCTCATTATTCTGTTCAGCTACCAggagcacagatatcagctggttgtattcagtgaagcctcGCGCTCTATACTGTTGTTGCAGTACCATGTTAGAGGCGtggaatgtgctgaaagtcttttccaataACATCTCCTCAGTGATAGTATCCCCACAGAGtttcatctgagaggtaattctgaacaacgccgaattgtactcagccactgatttgaaatcctggatcctcAGGTGTGTCCAGTCATAGCGAgcttttggaagaatcaccgttgtctggtgattgtatctgcttTTCAAGGCATTCCAAAGggctaacggatcttcaaccgttaagtactcgctctttagtgcctcatcaagatgacgacgaataaaaatcatggcctttgcccgatcttgagaggatgagctGCTTTCTTCCttgatggtatctccaagatttgctgcttccagatggatcttggtatccaatACCCATGTAAGGTAATTCTTTCcagtaatgtccagggcagcaaaatcaagttttgccaagtttgccattttctttttctgaaagaaaaatgaggtgtgtaagaacttgcaataatatgtgtaCTGGAGAaatatattgttagaacttctggttcttacaaatttttgatcttcaggccaaaatgataagtactcgaaacttcaggctcgagatttacacaattaatgagaagggcaattgtaccgcaccattctcatcgaAATAAGTATAGGATGGGTGATTATTCCGCACTACTTTAAACaacaggaaaatttaaatatgtagagcaaggtggacgattataccgcaccacctaaaattgcaataaaattaaatatgtaaagcagggtgggtgattatttcacaccacctaaaattgcgataaaattaaataacgggaaaatttaaatatgcaggatagagcgggcgattataccgctccacttaaaatttgcagtaaaattagatctgcagtccaagataggcgataGAACCGCACAATCTTGGATTGCATAAATAATCAGTGGGTTAGTAGTCAAtatctacaccaaacaagaaatcaaagatataagtgACTGTTAGTTGGAGAACTAGAAGTAAACATGGTGCAAACAGTTCTTCGCGAGGGTATACCCAGCAattgagagagaggaagaagaagaacagtaaaaaccttagaggaaacatttttttttttcggtgaagggaaatgagaaaatgattagagagtcgtgctgataacgtgttataaataggcaaaatttatagagagataacctttactcggtgaaggaacgaagcagttgcagagtaatataccgacacaagctgttgcagaggaagtaatgtatattattgctattagatatatttctcttttctttcttcttctcattcactaatctttgcacaattgaagtgctctatttatagagctacttctatagaaaattacaaaacattactatttagcttatgagtatatagtatacacatgtgatacttcactatacacattactatacacatgtgggcaaacatacccattaTTTACAACATTTGAGTATTTTTTGGTCTCTAGGGGGAAACCAAAAAATACTATCGATTACTATCTTTTTATGACAAATATGGTCTCATTGATAATTTAAAATGACCATTATATCCTTCAAAAATGGTATTTCCTATTGTTGCCTAACATAAGAAAGTAATTTTGCATTTtcttctgaagaaaaaaaacatgagAAATCATTCCCATAAATTCCTTTTTGCGCACCAAACGCAACCTTAATCCTTTCTCATTTCTTTCATCCAATTTACTCATGGGAGGAGAAAAGGTTTGCTGCCAAGTTTAGCATAAGTAATGATGCATTTGCACGCACTGATGAGATTTTTATATGGATATGGGGGATTCTGTGATAATGACCGTTCATCATAAATCATGCGTTCAATTTTCCttaggtattatttatatttaattttaaattttaaatttcaaatgatttctgaccacacGATATTCGATGAACGATCATTATCACGGGGATTTTCCAGATCTCCAAGAAAATGATCCAACGAGGATCCTTTTAATTCCCTTAAAACACGAATCACAAAGTCGAAAAAGTTGGATAAGGGTTTAGGGACGGTCATTATCACGGGATTTCCCAAATCTCCAAGAAAATGATCCAACGAGAATCCTTTTAATTCCCTTAAAACACGAATCACAAAGTCGAAAAAGTTGGATTTCAAATAAGATGAACGATTATTATCACAGAATTTTCCAGATCTCCAAAAAAATGATCCAACGAGGATCCTTTTAATTCCCTTAAAACACGAATCACAAAGTCGAAAAGGTTGGAtttcaaataaattgaagagtataaattattattaaaattggcacacatactctctctctctatgcaaAAAAAACCCCTAAACCCTTAATCCAACCATCATATGATTAtagatttaaataatttttgatAAACATGATCTctaagaaaatatataaagtcAATCAGTTCGAATCGGTGAAAACATTATAAATAAACATGatctttaaaaaaatatctaaaaTCTTGAATCGTTGAAAACATTATAAAGTGAGCTTCACAAATATACAGGCGACAGTGGCAAGGACCAGCACTGAacagataaaaaataaagagaagggaGGGGAGGGGACCAAATTTACACAGAATCTATAATTTTACAGCCACATCACAGCAGACATAACCATGTACTGTCAAATGTTTCCCCCATCACAGCAGACAGCACATCAAAGATTCATCATCCATCATCTTCCACTAATGTTTACAATCCAAAAACTAAAATTACCACAAACCCCAttcactaaaacaaatatgaataaaaattaaacatataaaTACCTTCAGGCACATacaatgcaagaacaaaaacaaatatcaaccagaagaaggaagaaaaaaaaataaatgaaccCTGTATTTAAACATCCGACGAGTCGTTTATTCTGCTGCAGATGAATGTGTTTCTATTTGTTGATTGGAAATGTTGAGAGCGAAGCAGCGAGACACCGGTGAAACGGAGAGAGAGCATGAATTAAGGCATAGAGTTGAATGTGTTTGCTCGCTGAATCAGATTTCGGAGGGCTTGGTCTTGGACCTGtagaggagcttcttcttcttggagctTTGGTTATCGATGGTGAGCACAACCTTGCCCGCCTCGCCAATCTTGTAGGTGTTTGAGATCACCGGCTCATCCGCTGCTCCAACCTTCCTTGTCTTCTGCAAGATTATGGTGTAGCTGTCCTCTGCGCTTGGCACGAATTCAGCTCCATAGCTCACTTCCCACCCTACCACTCTCACTTCCCACACCAAGACCTCCCCACACTGCACGAATACACAAACTTTTACaattaatacaaacaaatttacATACAATTACAAACAGTAATTACTAATTAGGACAACATACCTCAGACACAGGGATTTCAACGGTGTGCTTGGACGCTGGCTTGACGGTAACCTCAGTGACAGGGTCCGATGTGGTGAATTCGTGCTCACCTTCAACACCTTCCTTGCTTAGCCCACCATACTTGACTGGCACATGCTCTGGGCCTATATATCTGCGTAATCATGTTTTCTCTAATTTAGAAatattaattactaattagagACAAATGAACTGAAAAGGAATGAATTAATTTACTTGAAAAGGGTTTCAGCAGACTTGGAAGGACCAGCAAATACAAACTTGCTCTTGGTCCTCTGGGTCAGGAAGGGGCTGATCATCCTATTAAAAGCAAGATACCACCATGGCACATTGATAAACACCTTCACAAAATTCGAGTTCAATTCACTTAATCATTAATCacataaaatatgaaaaataaatgaacatgttttttagtgttttaaacttttaatCTCAACCCTGATATCAAATCCGATTAACCAGATTAACCAGGTGAACAAGAGAGTGAGTACATGTATATAGATGAAACAAATGAATTACTCCGTCACCAGGTGACCAAAGAATGCATGTGTCACTCAATTTTGgatttgatataaaatatgaaaaataaataaacatgctTTTAGTGTTTTACACTATGAATCTGAACTCCTGCTGTCAAATCTGATCGACCAGGTGAAGAAGACGAGACAATGAATATAGATGAAACAAATGAATTACTACAAGTAAATAAGTAAAGTACCTGTTTGGCTACAAACTCAGGGTAGTTATCCTGAAGCAGCTGAAGGGCCTGGTTGGTGACCTGGTTGTGCTCCCTGTTGAAAAACCCAGGAAAGTTCTTGAGATCATTGACCTGAACGATGGTCGAAATCCCGGTCGGATTGAAGTCGAACTTTCTGATGCTCTTCTCCAAGAACTGGATCCTCCACTTGATGAACTTGGAACGCTTCTCTTCGTCCGTAAAAGTATTCTGGTACAACTCCTTGTTCTGGAACTCCCCGAACACGTTGTAGCACACAGGATGGCCTTCCTTGTCGACCCCATGAGTGAACACCACCTTGTCCCAGTGGCTTCCCAGATCTTCCTCCAGCAGCCCTTCGATGCCCCACTCCTTCCTCCACCGCACGGTGTTCTTGATCATGGAGAACGCCTCCTTCACCTTGAAATCCCTCGCCCTCAGGAACTTCAACAGAACCACGTCGCTCCTTTCGTCTCCCAGAAGCGGAATTCCCCATATGTCCACCTCCTCCGGTGCTACAGGTGGCTCAGCTGGGGCCTCAGCTTCTGCTTTGGTCTCCTCCGCAGCTGCAGCAGCGGGAGCGGCCTCTGTAGCAGCCACCTCGGTCTCTTTAGCTGGGGCTGCCTCCGCCTCCGGAGCAGGAGCAGGGACTACTGCGACGATCGTCTCTTCAATCGCCTCCACAGTCTTGGCGCCGTCATCATCAACAGTCTCTGTAATTTTCTCCACCACAGTCTCCGTCACAACCACCGGCTCTTCCTCTACTTCtggttttttttcctctttgggTTCTTCTACTGCTTCTGCTTTTGCTTGTTCTTTGGCTTCAGTAACGGACGCGGAGGCTTCTTCCGTTTTGGGTTCTTCTTCAGCTTTGGGTGGTACTTCTTCAGTTTTCCCCTCCTCCTTTTTCTCCTCAGCCGCCGCCGCCACAGGCTTCTCCTCCTCCATGGTGGGCGGCGGGGCAGTGAACTCGTGCTTGTTAAGAGCCTCCTTTATGAATTGTTTCAGCTCGTCAAGAGCCTTCTTCTGCGGCTCAGGAAGCTCCCCGACAACGTAGCTCTCCTCCTTGAAGGAAACCGACTGAGCGATGACTTTCTTATCCTCGTCAGCCTTGGGGGCAGCTTTGTCCTCCACCTCCTCAGTCGTCGTCACGGCCGGCTTCTCTGCCTCGGCCTCCGGCTCTGGAACCGGAACCGCTTCTTTCTCGGTCACAGCCTTGTCCGCAGGCGGGGCATCAGCCACCACGACAACTTCCTCGCTGGGTGGTGGTTCTGGCGCAGCTGCAGCCTCAGGCTTCTGGTGTTCCTCAGCCATATCAAATAACTAAttatctagagagagagagagagagagagagagagagagagaaagagagagagagtttgagagaggaGAGATATGGGAGGGGGATTAAGAAGGGGGAGGGGGAAGCGGAAGTTGAGGGTGTTGAGGGGGGAAGAGGAGAGAGTGGGGAGAGGGGTTGGATGGATGGTTGTTGATGTTGGTGGTGTTGTCTATGGGAAGAACCAGTCTGTCAGACCGGTTCGCCAGCTAGTACACCACTTTGTTCTGTGGGGCCCACCCCTCTCCTTGTAAGTTTTCTATCTGTTGTTTCCT includes:
- the LOC139198151 gene encoding uncharacterized protein — its product is MANLAKLDFAALDITGKNYLTWVLDTKIHLEAANLGDTIKEESSSSSQDRAKAMIFIRRHLDEALKSEYLTVEDPLALWNALKSRYNHQTTVILPKARYDWTHLRIQDFKSVAEYNSALFRITSQMKLCGDTITEEMLLEKTFSTFHASNMVLQQQYRARGFTEYNQLISVLLVAEQNNELLMKNHNSRPTGSTPFPEVNVASLERNTISSRGNNYKRGRGHKQGRWKGKSKNHGVQFHNQVPRYNPGPSFKNTNRQKGKAHVNTPRSHEGGCHRCGGNGHWARTCRTPKHLVELYQASFKEKGVEINFLDQAKPMETPDPVTNLSGQLNTTHLDATDFINERGNEVYGSD
- the LOC103441818 gene encoding patellin-3-like, translated to MAEEHQKPEAAAAPEPPPSEEVVVVADAPPADKAVTEKEAVPVPEPEAEAEKPAVTTTEEVEDKAAPKADEDKKVIAQSVSFKEESYVVGELPEPQKKALDELKQFIKEALNKHEFTAPPPTMEEEKPVAAAAEEKKEEGKTEEVPPKAEEEPKTEEASASVTEAKEQAKAEAVEEPKEEKKPEVEEEPVVVTETVVEKITETVDDDGAKTVEAIEETIVAVVPAPAPEAEAAPAKETEVAATEAAPAAAAAEETKAEAEAPAEPPVAPEEVDIWGIPLLGDERSDVVLLKFLRARDFKVKEAFSMIKNTVRWRKEWGIEGLLEEDLGSHWDKVVFTHGVDKEGHPVCYNVFGEFQNKELYQNTFTDEEKRSKFIKWRIQFLEKSIRKFDFNPTGISTIVQVNDLKNFPGFFNREHNQVTNQALQLLQDNYPEFVAKQVFINVPWWYLAFNRMISPFLTQRTKSKFVFAGPSKSAETLFKYIGPEHVPVKYGGLSKEGVEGEHEFTTSDPVTEVTVKPASKHTVEIPVSECGEVLVWEVRVVGWEVSYGAEFVPSAEDSYTIILQKTRKVGAADEPVISNTYKIGEAGKVVLTIDNQSSKKKKLLYRSKTKPSEI